The proteins below are encoded in one region of Apium graveolens cultivar Ventura chromosome 4, ASM990537v1, whole genome shotgun sequence:
- the LOC141718847 gene encoding uncharacterized protein LOC141718847 produces the protein MDKSWIFKDRDSLEYEIGVESFLIFALENSKDPKNIPCPYGRCGNFRKYNVKVIRGHLYEKGFSLGYIDWIWHGETSSKSVRSSAGTTFLPKEQNAQSETIDVCEAAYNSDDHDSYDFDRFVADAEQPLYKGSKCTKLESMLKLHNWKSRFGISDRAFTDLLTSVGSFLPQDHVLPVNAYEANKTLSDLGLEYIKFHACPNNYILYRGINLNASECPKCRLSHWKVAKDGKLRSNDGQMRHLADSASWRNIDYRWPSFANDPRNL, from the exons ATGGACAAGTCGTGGATTTTCAAAGACAGGGATTCTTTAGAATATGAGATAGGTGTTGAAAGTTTCTTAATATTTGCATTAGAGAACTCAAAGGATCCTAAGAACATCCCTTGTCCTTATGGGCGTTGCGGTAATTTTAGGAAATATAACGTAAAAGTAATACGGGGTCATTTATATGAAAAAGGTTTTAGTTTGGGGTATattgattggatttggcatggagaaaCTAGTTCTAAGAGTGTTAGGTCATCTGCCGGTACTACATTTCTACCTAAGGAGCAAAATGCTCAATCCGAAACTATTGACGTTTGTGAAGCTGCTTATAATTCAGACGATCATGATTCGTATGACTTCGATAGGTTTGTAGCTGATGCAGAACAACCTTTGTATAAGGGCAGTAAATGTACGAAGTTAGAGTCAATGTTAAAGCTACATAATTGGAAATCTAGGTTTGGTATTAGCGATAGAGCCTTCACTGatcttctcacttctgttggttCTTTTCTTCCTCAAGATCATGTGTTACCGGTTAATGCGTATGAGGCAAATAAAACCTTATCTGACTTGGGCCTCGAGTACATTAAATTTCATGCATGTCCAAACAATTATATACTCTACAGGGGTATAAATCTTAATGCATCTGAGTGTCCAAAATGTCGTTTATCTCACTGGAAGGTTGCGAAAGATGGTAAACTTAGG TCAAATGATGGTCAGATGCGGCATCTGGCCGACTCTGCTTCATGGAGGAATATTGATTATCGGTGGCCTTCGTTTGCTAATGATCCAAGAAACCTTTGA